The nucleotide sequence accacctcctCGCTCGTTTGTCTATTCTCCCCCTCCCAACACCACCACCTTCTCGCTCTTTTGTCTATtctccccctcccaaccccaCCACCTCCTCGCTCTTTTGTCTATTCTCCCCTTcccaacaccaccacctcctCGCTCTTTTGTCTATTCTCCCCCTcccaacaccaccacctcctCGCTCTTTTGTCTATTCTCCCCCTCCCAACACCAACACCTCCTCGCTCTTTTGTCTATTCTCCCCCTcccaacaccaccacctcctCGCTCTTTTGTCTATTCTCCCCCTcccaacaccaccacctcctCGCTCTTTTGTCTATTCTCCCCCTcccaacaccaccacctcctCGCTCTTTTGTCTATTCTCCCCCTcccaacaccaccacctcctCGCTCTTTTGTCTATtctccccctcccaaccccaCCACCTCCTCGCTCTTTTGTCTATTCTCCCCTTcccaacaccaccacctcctCGCTCTTTTGTCTATTCTCCCCCTcccaacaccaccacctcctCGCTCTTTTGTCTATTCTCCCCCTcccaacaccaccacctcctCGCTCTTTTGTCTATTCTCCCCCTcccaacaccaccacctcctCGCTCTTTTGTCTATTCTCCCCCTcccaacaccaccacctcctCGCTCTTTTGTCTATTCTCCCCTTcccaacaccaccacctcctCGCTCTTTTGTCTATTCTCCCCTTcccaacaccaccacctcctCGCTCTTTTGTCTATTCTCCCCCTcccaacaccaccacctcctCGCTCTTTTGTctattctcccccccccctccccaacaccaccacctcctCGCTCTTTTGTCTATTCTCCCCCTcccaacaccaccacctcctCGCTCTTTTGTGTATTCTCCCCCTcccaacaccaccacctcctCGCTCTTTTGTCTATTCTCTCCCTcccaacaccaccacctcctCGCTCTTTTGTCTATTCTCCCCCTcccaacaccaccacctcctCGCTCTTTTGTCTTTTGTCTATTCTCCCCCTcccaacaccaccacctcctCGCTCTTTTGTCTATTCTCCCCCTcccaacaccaccacctcctCGCTCTTTTGTCTATTCTCTCCCTcccaacaccaccacctcctCGCTCTTTTGTCTATTCTCTCCCTcccaacaccaccacctcctCGCTCTTTTGTCTATTCTCCCCCTCCAAACACCACCACCTCCTCGCTCTTTTGTCTATtctccccctcccaaccccaCCACCTCCTCGCTCTTTTGTcacggtctcgaatagcagctagcatctgctgaagggacattaaaacccaaaaaccaatCGCTCTTTTGTTGATGCGGTTGCTTGGAGTCTGTCTATCACTTCGTATACTCTTGTTTTTCAAAACGACTTAACTGCTTTAGCCAATCatcttttttctttaaaatcGAGTATAGATCCTGATTTTCATATAGAAGGCCATTGTCCTTCAAGCGTTGATGTATGGAGCTCTTCCTGCTCCCGGATGTCCAGCCATTTGATAAGCATTCCGACACGCAAtgatttggaagaaaaaaaaatctggcggcgtaaaaacgatcatacacgtaaaaacccactcgtgcaaaaccatgagtgaacgtgggagtttcagcccatgagcaaaagaagaagaagaagaacccagCAAGAGTAACGATCATCTCATCGTACTAGCTGcttcaaaaagaaacaagtaaGCAGAATATTCCACCCGTTGTCCATGGCTGCCATCAGGATCAAGAGAAGCCTCTACAATGCTTCTGCTACGCAACAGCCCCATAATGTTTCTTTATATTCAGCAGAAGTTTGCATCTCCTGACCATGGAAGTTGCTGTGTATAATTTACATCTAATTTCGTTCACGACACATACACGCATTATTGTAAATAAAATTAGATTAGATTGTGCTGTAAATGGATTGGAATCATGAatagattttattttatttagatcTTAATTTTAATCAGATTTTGACTTTAGTCATGTTGTACGTAATGTTAATCAAATTTTGATTTTGATACCATTTTGATTTCAGTTGATTTAATTTGGTGAATTATTGTCGTCACCACAGGTAGGACCAGAGAATCCGAGGCCCTCCACGGCAGAACTGCCGGACCCATCCGCCGCCAACCGTTTTAACGACACCGGCAACCGCTTCAACGATGGCAAGTGTGACCCCATGGGGCGACTCTGGACAGGTGACACTGCTCATTTCATTCGTTTCTTTCTTCTCAGTTTTTAGCATTTATTTTGGGAATTTCAAACTTCGTGATTTCGTAAATTAATACAGTTATGATTGTCTGTAATAAGATGCGTACTACGTGGATAATTTCTTAAATGGATGACAAGTCATGAACCTGAGTTCGTAATTTCGTAAATATAAATGCAATTATGTGTTTTTCGAATTAAAGATTCATATCAAGGGTGTAATCTCTTAAATGGATGACAAGTCATGAAcctgtgttaggaaacgctgccgttgctgaactttggttcagttttgtgtgttgcatgtagttgacttatttgtactttgtgggaaagtactgatattatattttttgtaaacacaatatttatgtttggacgagaatgcaggtgaactttctagtcctgtcaaaacaagttgtttaccacgttgttttgagtcgtgggttcgtggcgttcgctcggattaagtgcgtcggcactcacagagaatgtcactattctagtccatggacagttcatctaattttagttgtatcatgttcggtctggaatattctcgagattgagtatttactatataggccagcgcgatttgtatatTAAagaagcttctactttgagttctgctatgatgtgcagttgtatgtatggaatgctaaataaatcctcgaactcaatttgacgagtttttgtctgctgctgtgaagacgggccacgtagaataaaagaacacaactatacgacatttgagaacttcgtcaatctcaagtgtcgtgtaacaactTGACTTCGTAATTTCGTAAATATAAATACAATTATTATGTGTTTTTCGAATTAAAGATCCGTATCAAGGGTATAATACCTTAAATGGATGACAAGTATTGAGCCTGCGCCTTGTGCAAGACAATTTCAATTTCCCGAGTGTCGTGTCACTGTACACGCTTGTCTGCCCGCTTAGTCTTCAGTCACATGTGTATCCTTCCCTGAAAGCTTACATTCTTAGTGATTTTGGAAGCCTCGATGAAGTCAAGATGCCGTAAAGCCCAACAACCTGTACACCATATCGACGTTAATTTGCTGCGGGTAAAACAAAGGACTTTTATCAGAGAAGCAGTGTTTCCGCTACGCACTTGTATTTCAGCTAAACAAACTATTCCCAATTCTCCCACCAGGGACCATAGGGCCGTTCGGGCCGGGTGGCTTTGTGGCCGGCTCTGGGTGTCTGTACAGTCTCAACGTGGACAGGACGGTGACCCTGCGTCACTCCGGCGTGGACCTGACCAACGGGATGGCCTTCTCCAACGACAACGCCACCCTGTTTTACATCGACTCCACGCCTAAGAACATCTACGCCTTCGACTACGACCCGCAGGCCGGCAACCTCAGTGAGTGTATCTGTCGTCTACTTTGCACCTTCgtgcagccctgaaagtggcgagtattttactcgccgtGGCGAgcagaaacatgtaactggcgagtagaaatgttcatctactcgccaaatgcgagtaaagttgctgaaacaaatggttggtttggcgagtaaaatttgCCCTTTAATTGGCTTCTACATTTTGAGAAGCACTAGCCAAAGGCTAATGCACCATTGttttgactttcagggctgtcGTGCCATtggtttttgtggggttttatttgtttgtttatttgtttgtttgttttgcagctGTTAAACTCAATTCCTACTTCGATCTCTTACTTACTGATCTCTTCCATTTTGGAGGCTGACTGAATGTCGAAGAATCACGTGCACCTGAGCCCAAGACTCCCCCCACCTGCCAGATCCAGCCTTGTGTATAATAACGCATTTCAATCGTCACCTGGATGTTTGTCCCCTGAGTAATGCTATGTGGAGCTAACAGTCAATTTTCCATCTTTGTGtaaaaatggacattaaaaGGGTTCTTATCTTATCTCAGTATTGTTTCATTCCTTGACGTTGCAGGCAGTGAGAGAACAGTGAGGCAGTTCGAGGACAGCGGTGGCTCCCCCTACACGGCCGAGATCCCGGACAGTATGACTATAGATACTGACGGCAAGCTGTGGGTCGCGATGTTCAACGGTGGCAAAGTTCTCAAACTTGACCCCGAGACAGGTATTCGtagtgttgatgttgttgctggATTTTGATAGAGTTAAGTTTAGTGTGTTTTTAGATTTTTATTATCAGTTACGGAAAAAAAATCCAACACACATGTGACAAAAAACTACCCACTCTTTTCCATATGTCCATACAAAGGAAGGACAGTACTTCATCATTACATAAAACACTTAACGGCGAATGGGCCTACTTACATGGCAAATAATTTCTTTAGTCGATCATGTCGACCTTCTTCAACGTTCAAACCTACTTTGGAATCGATTTTCTTGTAATAACTTGCTGTACATATCTCTTTATGATTTTGTACGCAGGCAAGACGTTGCAGACGATCAATTTTCCAGTGACGCAGACGACATCTGTGGCCTGGGGAGGCCGGAACTTAGATGAGCTTTACGTCACTACCGGTCGTCTGTTTCCGGAAGAAGAGTTCAAGAAGCAGCCGCTAGCGGGGTCACTGTTCAAGGTCACGGGGCTTGGGGCCAGAGGTCGACCTGCTTATCTATATGAGGGCTGAAGTACATCCAGTAGTAAGCCTGCAAAAAGCGTTCCTTTTCGTTTGCACTTAATACATTGTTTGCTAAAATGTATGTTCTGCACGAAATGGAGTGGAACTGAAGTATTGTTTTTTGTATTATTTTAAATAAGAATATTTACATGTATATGCCGCATAATTCATTGCAAAATACTGGACATTTTTTCTCTATATATAATGAGTGATAAATACCACTAAAACGATTATGTATTAATATCAATgttgtaatatcaaaatctTTGCAcccgtgtttgtgtgtgtgtgtgtgtgtgtgtgtgtgcacacgcgAGCACATTTCCAGACAAACTAATATGTCTTGTGTTTTAAAAAGAAACAGAGTGGGGTcagtttgtatgtgtttgtttttgcgtacttgcgtgagtgcgtgtatgCGTAACATCCAAAAACTGACAAATACGACCACGGAGATTTCtaa is from Littorina saxatilis isolate snail1 linkage group LG5, US_GU_Lsax_2.0, whole genome shotgun sequence and encodes:
- the LOC138966472 gene encoding regucalcin-like, translating into MASPKAQVQMVYKNCARALGEGPHWDDRTQHLIFIDILNREVHRWDPTTGKDELRRVDDTVGVVVPRRKGGYILGLGRRFASLDWDTGKTTTIKEVGPENPRPSTAELPDPSAANRFNDTGNRFNDGKCDPMGRLWTGTIGPFGPGGFVAGSGCLYSLNVDRTVTLRHSGVDLTNGMAFSNDNATLFYIDSTPKNIYAFDYDPQAGNLSSERTVRQFEDSGGSPYTAEIPDSMTIDTDGKLWVAMFNGGKVLKLDPETGKTLQTINFPVTQTTSVAWGGRNLDELYVTTGRLFPEEEFKKQPLAGSLFKVTGLGARGRPAYLYEG